A genomic window from Pungitius pungitius chromosome 12, fPunPun2.1, whole genome shotgun sequence includes:
- the LOC119220183 gene encoding E3 ubiquitin-protein ligase TRIM58 isoform X2 gives MAEAPDLFSEQELTCSICLDLFDEPVSTPCGHNYCQACIGGYWASSPVCTCPLCKRQFEERPQLSVNKVFALIADKYKASRYGAAGFPSPLSRRTQQGDAAAPPSGEEVVWCDVCTGVKEPAVSSCLTCTAAYCALHLEPHRTTPFYSRHPLIDPQEALRGRTCPAHHRLLEVFCRTCQRCICAICVLEEHRTHQTVSVQTERLGKQKLVARTEQEILNRIREKESRVTHLKKKLEGVKNYAVGERAEVEHLLDELTGSLDRIRSQLVGGIDNQLDHVMLKGEGLVSRLEAELGQLMDRRATLEVQAASQDHIGFLQSFKEATSPLSEEQEEVDVEEFSLHFQLVEVKNSLSDLKEKMDDLRTGEEVPRGSGDLMAAESMLSLRGSTASLRRSQWSLRERKKTKAVSGHKKARVYMEDVTLNPVTAYPFLILSEDRKQVKRGEKLQFYRTSQQRFDVWSCVIAKETFSTGRHYWEVFVGDSKDWKLGVVTESAPRKGLFDMSPSNGYYAIWWSGSQLRALTAPPLTKVKSPHKLRQVGVFLDVDEGQVSFYNVKSGSEIYSFTGSSEFTERMFPLLGTGDKDVPLVLMTSQQQLA, from the exons ATGGCGGAGGCTCCAGATCTGTTCTCTGAGCAGGAGTTGACCTGCTCCATCTGTCTGGACCTGTTTGATGAGCCCGTCTCCACTCCGTGTGGTCACAACTACTGCCAG GCGTGTATTGGAGGCTACTGGGCCTCCAGCCCTGTGTGCACTTGTCCTCTGTGTAAGAGACAGTTTGAGGAACGTCCTCAACTCAGCGTCAACAAAGTCTTCGCTCTCATCGCCGATAAATACAAAGCGTCTCGTTACGGCGCCGCAGGGTTTCCTTCGCCGCTCAGCAGGAGGACGCAGCAGGGGgacgccgctgcccccccgTCCGGCGAAGAGGTGGTGTGGTGTGACGTGTGCACGGGAGTCAAAGAGCCcgctgtctcctcctgtctcacCTGCACGGCCGCCTACTGCGCTCTGCACCTGGAGCCGCACCGCACCACCCCCTTCTACTCCCGGCACCCGCTGATAGACCCCCAGGAGGCCCTCAGGGGCCGGACATGCCCCGCCCACCACCGCCTGCTGGAG GTGTTCTGTCGGACCTGTCAGCGCTGCATCTGTGCCATCTGCGTCCTGGAGGAGCATCGGACCCACCAGACGGTGTCGGTGCAGACGGAGAGGCTCGGCAAACAG AAACTGGTGGCGAGGACGGAGCAGGAGATCCTGAACCggatcagagagaaagagagtcgTGTGACCcacctgaagaagaagctggagggCGTGAAG AACTACGCAGTCGGGGAGCGGGCGGAGGTGGAGCACCTCCTGGATGAGTTGACCGGCTCCTTGGACCGGATCCGGTCTCAGTTGGTGGGCGGGATCGATAACCAGCTGGACCATGTGATGTTGAAGGGGGAGGGACTAGTAAGCCGCCTGGAGGCGGAGCTCGGCCAGCTGATGGACAGAAGAGCCACGCTGGAGGTCCAGGCGGCCAGTCAGGACCACATCGGcttcctgcag agCTTTAAGGAGGccacctctcctctctctgaggagcaggaggaggtggacgtaGAGGAGTTCTCTCTTCACTTCCAGCTGGTGGAGGTGAAGAATTCTCTGTCAGATTTGAAGGAAAAGATGGACGACTtgaggacaggagaggaggtCCCCAGAGGGTCGG GTGACCTGATGGCAGCAGAGAGCATGCTCAGTCTGAGAGGAAGCACAGCCAGTCTGAGGAGGAGTCAGTGGTCCCTGAGAG AGCGGAAGAAGACCAAAGCAGTCTCTG GACACAAGAAGGCCCGGGTGTACATGG aggacgTGACCCTGAACCCGGTGACGGCCTACCCGTTCCTCATCCTGTCCGAGGACAGGAAGCAGGTGAAGCGGGGCGAGAAGCTCCAGTTCTACCGGACCAGCCAGCAACGCTTCGACGTCTGGTCATGTGTCATCGCCAAGGAGACCTTCAGCACGGGCCGCCACTACTGGGAG gtgtttgTGGGGGACAGTAAGGACTGGAAGCTGGGCGTGGTCACCGAGTCGGCCCCCAGGAAAGGCCTCTTCGACATGAGCCCCTCCAACGGCTACTACGCCATCTGGTGGAGCGGCAGCCAGCTGAGAGcgctcaccgccccccccctcaccaag GTGAAGAGTCCCCACAAGCTGCGTCAGGTGGGCGTGTTCCTTGACGTGGACGAGGGACAGGTGTCCTTCTACAACGTGAAGTCGGGCTCAGAGATCTACAGCTTCACAGGATCCTCAGAGTTCACCGAGAGGATGTTTCCTCTGCTGGGGACGGGAGACAAAGACGTCCCCCTGGTCCTCATGACGtcccagcagcagctggccTGA
- the ube2m gene encoding NEDD8-conjugating enzyme Ubc12, translating into MIKLFSLKQQKKDEESAGGNRTGAGGKKASAAQLRIQKDINELNLPKTCEINFPDDDDLLNFRLIISPDEGFYKGGKFVFSFKVGQGYPHDPPKVKCETMVYHPNIDLEGNVCLNILREDWKPVLTVNSIIYGLQYLFLEPNPEDPLNKEAAEVLQTNRRLFEQNVHRSLRGGYVGATYFERCLK; encoded by the exons ATGATTAAGCTTTTTTCcctgaagcagcagaagaaagacGAGGAGTCTGCAGGAGGAAACAGAACAGGAGCTGGGGGGAAGAAAGCCAGCGCGGCCCAGCTCCGAATACAGAAAG ACATTAATGAGTTGAATCTTCCAAAAACGTGTGAGATCAACTTCCCTGATGATGACGACCTGCTGAACTTCAGACTCATCATCTCCCCagacgag GGCTTTTACAAAGGAGGAAAATTTGTCTTCAGCTTTAAG GTAGGACAGGGTTACCCCCATGACCCCCCCAAGGTGAAGTGTGAGACGATGGTGTATCATCCCAATATCGACCTGGAAGGAAACGTCTGCCTAAATATCTTAAG AGAGGACTGGAAGCCTGTGTTGACAGTAAACTCCATCATCTACGGTCTACAGTATCTATTTCTA gAGCCGAACCCCGAGGACCCGTTGAACAAGGAGGCAGCAGAAGTCCTTCAGACGAACCGGCGGCTCTTTGAGCAGAACGTGCACCGCTCTCTGAGGGGCGGATACGTGGGCGCCACCTACTTCGAGAGGTGTCTTAAATAA
- the LOC119220183 gene encoding E3 ubiquitin-protein ligase TRIM39 isoform X1 — protein MAEAPDLFSEQELTCSICLDLFDEPVSTPCGHNYCQACIGGYWASSPVCTCPLCKRQFEERPQLSVNKVFALIADKYKASRYGAAGFPSPLSRRTQQGDAAAPPSGEEVVWCDVCTGVKEPAVSSCLTCTAAYCALHLEPHRTTPFYSRHPLIDPQEALRGRTCPAHHRLLEVFCRTCQRCICAICVLEEHRTHQTVSVQTERLGKQKLVARTEQEILNRIREKESRVTHLKKKLEGVKNYAVGERAEVEHLLDELTGSLDRIRSQLVGGIDNQLDHVMLKGEGLVSRLEAELGQLMDRRATLEVQAASQDHIGFLQSFKEATSPLSEEQEEVDVEEFSLHFQLVEVKNSLSDLKEKMDDLRTGEEVPRGSVSSGDLMAAESMLSLRGSTASLRRSQWSLRERKKTKAVSGHKKARVYMEDVTLNPVTAYPFLILSEDRKQVKRGEKLQFYRTSQQRFDVWSCVIAKETFSTGRHYWEVFVGDSKDWKLGVVTESAPRKGLFDMSPSNGYYAIWWSGSQLRALTAPPLTKVKSPHKLRQVGVFLDVDEGQVSFYNVKSGSEIYSFTGSSEFTERMFPLLGTGDKDVPLVLMTSQQQLA, from the exons ATGGCGGAGGCTCCAGATCTGTTCTCTGAGCAGGAGTTGACCTGCTCCATCTGTCTGGACCTGTTTGATGAGCCCGTCTCCACTCCGTGTGGTCACAACTACTGCCAG GCGTGTATTGGAGGCTACTGGGCCTCCAGCCCTGTGTGCACTTGTCCTCTGTGTAAGAGACAGTTTGAGGAACGTCCTCAACTCAGCGTCAACAAAGTCTTCGCTCTCATCGCCGATAAATACAAAGCGTCTCGTTACGGCGCCGCAGGGTTTCCTTCGCCGCTCAGCAGGAGGACGCAGCAGGGGgacgccgctgcccccccgTCCGGCGAAGAGGTGGTGTGGTGTGACGTGTGCACGGGAGTCAAAGAGCCcgctgtctcctcctgtctcacCTGCACGGCCGCCTACTGCGCTCTGCACCTGGAGCCGCACCGCACCACCCCCTTCTACTCCCGGCACCCGCTGATAGACCCCCAGGAGGCCCTCAGGGGCCGGACATGCCCCGCCCACCACCGCCTGCTGGAG GTGTTCTGTCGGACCTGTCAGCGCTGCATCTGTGCCATCTGCGTCCTGGAGGAGCATCGGACCCACCAGACGGTGTCGGTGCAGACGGAGAGGCTCGGCAAACAG AAACTGGTGGCGAGGACGGAGCAGGAGATCCTGAACCggatcagagagaaagagagtcgTGTGACCcacctgaagaagaagctggagggCGTGAAG AACTACGCAGTCGGGGAGCGGGCGGAGGTGGAGCACCTCCTGGATGAGTTGACCGGCTCCTTGGACCGGATCCGGTCTCAGTTGGTGGGCGGGATCGATAACCAGCTGGACCATGTGATGTTGAAGGGGGAGGGACTAGTAAGCCGCCTGGAGGCGGAGCTCGGCCAGCTGATGGACAGAAGAGCCACGCTGGAGGTCCAGGCGGCCAGTCAGGACCACATCGGcttcctgcag agCTTTAAGGAGGccacctctcctctctctgaggagcaggaggaggtggacgtaGAGGAGTTCTCTCTTCACTTCCAGCTGGTGGAGGTGAAGAATTCTCTGTCAGATTTGAAGGAAAAGATGGACGACTtgaggacaggagaggaggtCCCCAGAGGGTCGG tgtcgtCAGGTGACCTGATGGCAGCAGAGAGCATGCTCAGTCTGAGAGGAAGCACAGCCAGTCTGAGGAGGAGTCAGTGGTCCCTGAGAG AGCGGAAGAAGACCAAAGCAGTCTCTG GACACAAGAAGGCCCGGGTGTACATGG aggacgTGACCCTGAACCCGGTGACGGCCTACCCGTTCCTCATCCTGTCCGAGGACAGGAAGCAGGTGAAGCGGGGCGAGAAGCTCCAGTTCTACCGGACCAGCCAGCAACGCTTCGACGTCTGGTCATGTGTCATCGCCAAGGAGACCTTCAGCACGGGCCGCCACTACTGGGAG gtgtttgTGGGGGACAGTAAGGACTGGAAGCTGGGCGTGGTCACCGAGTCGGCCCCCAGGAAAGGCCTCTTCGACATGAGCCCCTCCAACGGCTACTACGCCATCTGGTGGAGCGGCAGCCAGCTGAGAGcgctcaccgccccccccctcaccaag GTGAAGAGTCCCCACAAGCTGCGTCAGGTGGGCGTGTTCCTTGACGTGGACGAGGGACAGGTGTCCTTCTACAACGTGAAGTCGGGCTCAGAGATCTACAGCTTCACAGGATCCTCAGAGTTCACCGAGAGGATGTTTCCTCTGCTGGGGACGGGAGACAAAGACGTCCCCCTGGTCCTCATGACGtcccagcagcagctggccTGA
- the utp18 gene encoding U3 small nucleolar RNA-associated protein 18 homolog isoform X2 → MEDVIKLPGTEDGKPARKRVRAPKFDPREEEETRRRNAERLSVLGGEDRSVGLLEELVFGAEEELLERLVEEDEEEQAGALLVEDGDVSCDSEDDDGCVQTRKAAWVDDDDEQEEEVDMKHRYRRDLMKGEAELSMSNQKLQERMREQFQKAMGGAPSWADSNAKRKKKADDDDEDEDDELMRRTGNFVASSDRLPSGILRMKKCLHANSSRPSEDRLSAVQFHPSAQVVMTAGLDQSVSLFQVDGKTNPKIQSIHLERFPVHRARFSLGGDTVIATGLKNKVFYLYDMMEGRVTPVHNVRGLKEARVKEFSVRPDGGELLLTGTNGYLHLLTLKTKEVVLSLKVNGDVVGVAFSQDGSKVFANSEDGEVFVWDVRSSRCVSRFTDEGCVKGTSIAASPDGQYLACGSQSGVVNVYSQEACFNSAQPRPLKAVMNLLTSATCLTFNPSSEILAIASRAEDEAVRLLHLPSFTVFSNFPVSKRKIIYRTSCLDFSPHSGFLSLANNKGHAPLFRLLHYKDF, encoded by the exons ATGGAGGACGTGATCAAGTTGCCGGGGACGGAGGACGGGAAACCGGCCCGGAAGAGGGTTCGGGCTCCGAAGTTTGACCcgcgggaggaagaggagacgcgGCGGCGCAACGCGGAGCGGCTGTCGGTCCTGGGGGGGGAGGACCGCTCGGtggggctgctggaggagctggtgttcggagccgaggaggagctgctggagagactCGTGGAG gaggacgaggaggagcaggccgGAGCCCTATTGGTGGAGGACGGagatgtgtcatgtgactcggaGGATGACGATGGCTGCGTGCAGACCAGAAAGGCTGCTTGggtggatgatgatgacgagcaggaggaaga GGTGGACATGAAGCATCGTTACCGTAGAGACCTGATGAAAGGAGAGGCGGAGTTATCGATGTCCAATCAGAAGCTACAGGAGAGGATGAGAGAGCA GTTTCAGAAGGCGATGGGAGGAGCTCCTTCGTGGGCCGACAGCAACgccaagaggaagaagaaag ctgatgatgatgatgaagatgaagatgatgagcTCATGAGGAGGACGGGGAACTTCGTGGCGTCTTCAGATCGTTTACCCAGCGGCATCCTGAGA ATGAAGAAGTGTCTCCACGCTAACAGCTCCCGTCCTTCGGAGGACCGACTGAGTGCCGTTCAGTTCCATCCCTCCGCTCAGGTCGTCATGACGGCCGGCCTCGACCAATCGGTGTCCCTCTTTCAA GTCGACGGGAAGACGAACCCAAAGATCCAGAGCATCCACTTGGAGCGGTTCCCGGTCCACAGGGCCCGGTTCAGCCTGGGGGGGGACACGGTGATCGCCACCGGCCTGAAGAACAAGGTGTTCTACCTGTACGACATGATGGAGGGCCGGGTCACACCTGTGCACAACGTCAGAG GTCTCAAGGAGGCGCGGGTGAAGGAGTTCTCCGTGCGTCCTGACGGAGGAGAACTCCTGCTGACTGGAACCAACGGATACCTGCACCTCCTCACGCTCAAg ACGAAGGAGGTCGTTCTCAGCTTGAAGGTCAACGGGGACGTGGTGGGCGTGGCCTTCTCTCAGGACGGCAGCAAAGTCTTTGCCAACTCGG aggacggagaggtgtttgtgtgggacGTGCGCAGCAGTCGCTGCGTCAGCAGGTTCACAGACGAAGGATGCGTCAAAGGGACGTCCATCGCCGCCTCGCCTGATGGACAGTATCTCGCCTGCgg CTCGCAGTCGGGCGTGGTCAACGTGTACTCCCAGGAGGCCTGTTTCAACTCAGCGCAGCCAAGGCCTCTGAAAGCAGTGATGAACCTGCTGACCTCAGCGACCtgtctgacctttaaccccTCCTCCGAGATCCTGGCCATTGCCTCGCGAGCCGAGGACGAGGCCGTGCGCCTG CTCCACCTGCCCAGCTTCACTGTCTTCTCCAACTTCCCCGTCTCCAAGAGGAAGATCATCTATCGGACGAGCTGCCTCGACTTCTCCCCTCACAGTGGCTTCCTCTCATTGGCTAATAACAAGGGACACGCCCCTctcttcag gTTGCTTCACTACAAAGACTTCTGA
- the utp18 gene encoding U3 small nucleolar RNA-associated protein 18 homolog isoform X1 has translation MEDVIKLPGTEDGKPARKRVRAPKFDPREEEETRRRNAERLSVLGGEDRSVGLLEELVFGAEEELLERLVEQEDEEEQAGALLVEDGDVSCDSEDDDGCVQTRKAAWVDDDDEQEEEVDMKHRYRRDLMKGEAELSMSNQKLQERMREQFQKAMGGAPSWADSNAKRKKKADDDDEDEDDELMRRTGNFVASSDRLPSGILRMKKCLHANSSRPSEDRLSAVQFHPSAQVVMTAGLDQSVSLFQVDGKTNPKIQSIHLERFPVHRARFSLGGDTVIATGLKNKVFYLYDMMEGRVTPVHNVRGLKEARVKEFSVRPDGGELLLTGTNGYLHLLTLKTKEVVLSLKVNGDVVGVAFSQDGSKVFANSEDGEVFVWDVRSSRCVSRFTDEGCVKGTSIAASPDGQYLACGSQSGVVNVYSQEACFNSAQPRPLKAVMNLLTSATCLTFNPSSEILAIASRAEDEAVRLLHLPSFTVFSNFPVSKRKIIYRTSCLDFSPHSGFLSLANNKGHAPLFRLLHYKDF, from the exons ATGGAGGACGTGATCAAGTTGCCGGGGACGGAGGACGGGAAACCGGCCCGGAAGAGGGTTCGGGCTCCGAAGTTTGACCcgcgggaggaagaggagacgcgGCGGCGCAACGCGGAGCGGCTGTCGGTCCTGGGGGGGGAGGACCGCTCGGtggggctgctggaggagctggtgttcggagccgaggaggagctgctggagagactCGTGGAG caggaggacgaggaggagcaggccgGAGCCCTATTGGTGGAGGACGGagatgtgtcatgtgactcggaGGATGACGATGGCTGCGTGCAGACCAGAAAGGCTGCTTGggtggatgatgatgacgagcaggaggaaga GGTGGACATGAAGCATCGTTACCGTAGAGACCTGATGAAAGGAGAGGCGGAGTTATCGATGTCCAATCAGAAGCTACAGGAGAGGATGAGAGAGCA GTTTCAGAAGGCGATGGGAGGAGCTCCTTCGTGGGCCGACAGCAACgccaagaggaagaagaaag ctgatgatgatgatgaagatgaagatgatgagcTCATGAGGAGGACGGGGAACTTCGTGGCGTCTTCAGATCGTTTACCCAGCGGCATCCTGAGA ATGAAGAAGTGTCTCCACGCTAACAGCTCCCGTCCTTCGGAGGACCGACTGAGTGCCGTTCAGTTCCATCCCTCCGCTCAGGTCGTCATGACGGCCGGCCTCGACCAATCGGTGTCCCTCTTTCAA GTCGACGGGAAGACGAACCCAAAGATCCAGAGCATCCACTTGGAGCGGTTCCCGGTCCACAGGGCCCGGTTCAGCCTGGGGGGGGACACGGTGATCGCCACCGGCCTGAAGAACAAGGTGTTCTACCTGTACGACATGATGGAGGGCCGGGTCACACCTGTGCACAACGTCAGAG GTCTCAAGGAGGCGCGGGTGAAGGAGTTCTCCGTGCGTCCTGACGGAGGAGAACTCCTGCTGACTGGAACCAACGGATACCTGCACCTCCTCACGCTCAAg ACGAAGGAGGTCGTTCTCAGCTTGAAGGTCAACGGGGACGTGGTGGGCGTGGCCTTCTCTCAGGACGGCAGCAAAGTCTTTGCCAACTCGG aggacggagaggtgtttgtgtgggacGTGCGCAGCAGTCGCTGCGTCAGCAGGTTCACAGACGAAGGATGCGTCAAAGGGACGTCCATCGCCGCCTCGCCTGATGGACAGTATCTCGCCTGCgg CTCGCAGTCGGGCGTGGTCAACGTGTACTCCCAGGAGGCCTGTTTCAACTCAGCGCAGCCAAGGCCTCTGAAAGCAGTGATGAACCTGCTGACCTCAGCGACCtgtctgacctttaaccccTCCTCCGAGATCCTGGCCATTGCCTCGCGAGCCGAGGACGAGGCCGTGCGCCTG CTCCACCTGCCCAGCTTCACTGTCTTCTCCAACTTCCCCGTCTCCAAGAGGAAGATCATCTATCGGACGAGCTGCCTCGACTTCTCCCCTCACAGTGGCTTCCTCTCATTGGCTAATAACAAGGGACACGCCCCTctcttcag gTTGCTTCACTACAAAGACTTCTGA
- the zgc:158376 gene encoding F-box/LRR-repeat protein 19, whose product MSGSKALGGGAGGGARRRRTRCRRCQACMRTECGECHFCKDMKKFGGPGRMKQSCLLRQCTAPVLPHTAVCFACGEAGKEDTVDSEEEKFSLSLMECTICNEIIHPSCLKMGKAEGIINDEIPNCWECPKCHKEGKTSKDPADGSGKRRLDNGEVGRWKLTDDPPPKKKAPPSLEEGVGLGGHKRKKEKELPQDSGPKKKMKGAHEKRLKKKPKQEASESNGPTSLGGGGLQGSTISSSQPGVGVGVGGATSADQRSHHREKLERFKRMCLLERRPSSSSSSSSSSSSSSSSSSESDSESDSDDSLRGEQAGGGSSPSSSSPAQPQPVAHGNSGGRTERERSRSEKERARKSERHLAGLSFSASDESEGEGGRGGEELREEEQGEGEVTRRRGGEAGLPPRGRKGGLLEGEEEEDTPTSDRTRKTSISLPPPSPLSSNQMPPSSQHDGFPGKQRSNGQEARNGRTRGGVGVGREGGEKENASGVLTNHRHSGGGGKGTGSRGNKFRKNQTSKNSSSSLPTSNGGGGGGGGGLMMSAMAASPCSQPSRLAPRSQMMKRSPPAVPSPPRPVQMERHLVRPPPTCPEPRCLPLDSGSSHIMTRDVWLRVFTHLSQRELCVCMRVCRTWSRWCCDKRLWTQIDLSRQRSITPPMLSGIIRRQPVSLNLGYTNISKKQLMWLINRLPGLLELNVAGCPWPAVSALCQAVCPCLKLLDLSRVEDLKDSHLRELLAPPPDTRTAHGETRVGRFQNVAELRLAGLDLTDASSRLLARYVPHLNKLDLSQCGNISDQTVHTLTSSISPLRDSLTHVNLAGCVKVTDQCVSLLRRCSSLQAVDLRCCSLLSSETGQLLLFPHHAASSATITAAASSSSSSSSSCPPEDTTLLKNS is encoded by the exons ATGTCGGGCAGTAAGGCGCTGGGCGGGGGGGCAGGCGGGGGTGCGAGGCGGAGGCGGACGCGGTGCCGGCGCTGCCAGGCCTGCATGAGGACGGAGTGTGGAGAGTGTCACTTCTGTAAGGACATGAAGAAGTTCGGCGGGCCCGGCCGCATGAAGCAGTCCTGCCTTCTGAGACAGTGCACGGCG ccggTGTTGCCTCACACGGCGGTGTGCTTTGCATGTGGCGAGGCGGGTAAGGAGGACACGGTGgactctgaggaggagaagttCAGCCTCTCTCTGATGGAGTGCACCATCTGTAACGAGATCATCCACCCGAGCTGTCTGAAG ATGGGTAAAGCTGAAGGAATCATCAACGACGAGATCCCAAACTGCTGGGAGTGTCCCAAGTGCCACAAGGAGGGCAAGACCAGTAAG GACCCGGCGGACGGCTCGGGGAAGCGCAGGCTGGATAACGGGGAGGTTGGCCGCTGGAAGCTCACAGATGACcctccccctaaaaaaaaagcacctccCTCcctggaggagggagtgggACTGGGGGGCcacaagaggaagaaggagaaggagctgccTCAGGACAGTGGGCCCAAGAAGAAG atgAAGGGCGCCCATGAAAAACGGCTCAAAAAG AAACCCAAGCAGGAGGCGTCGGAGTCCAACGGTCCCACCTCCTTGGGTGGAGGAGGACTGCAGGGCTCCACCATCTCGTCTTCTCAGCCCGGGGTGGGGGTaggagtggggggggcgacGAGTGCAGACCAGCGCTCCCACCACCGGGAGAAGCTGGAGCGCTTTAAGAGGATGTGTCTGCTGGAGCGCCgaccctcctcctcgtcctcctcctcctcctcgtcctcctcctcctcctcttccagctcgGAGTCCGACTCAGAGTCCGACTCGGACGATTCCCTCAGGGGGGAGCAGGCCGGAGGGGGCTCCtcgccttcttcctcctccccggcACAGCCTCAGCCCGTCGCTCACGGCAACAGCGGCGGGCGGACGGAGCGGGAGAGGAGTCgcagcgagaaggagagagcgaggaagagcGAGCGACACCTGGCCGGCTTGAGCTTCAGCGCCAGCGACGAgtctgagggggaggggggcaggggaggcgaggagctgagggaggaggagcagggggaaggggaggtgaCTCgacggagagggggagaggcCGGCTTACCTCCTCGAGGACGTAAAGGGGGACTActagaaggagaggaggaggaggacacgccCACCTCTGATAGGACCAGGAAGacctccatctccctccccccgccctcgccgctctcctccAACCAGATGCCTCCGTCCTCGCAGCACGACGGCTTCCCTGGGAAACAGCGCAGCAACGGGCAGGAGGCGCGCAACGGGCGGACACGGGGCGGCGTgggagtggggagggaggggggagagaaggagaacgcTAGCGGCGTCCTCACCAACCACagacacagcgggggggggggcaaaggcaCGGGGAGCCGCGGCAACAAGTTCCGTAAGAACCAGACGTCCAAAAACAgcagctcctccctccccacttcaaatgggggcggcggcggtgggggAGGTGGCCTGATGATGTCAGCCATGGCGGCGTCCCCCTGCTCGCAGCCGTCCCGCCTCGCCCCGCGCTCCCAGATGATGAAGCGCAGCCCACCCGCCGTCCCCTCGCCCCCCCGGCCCGTACAGATGGAGAGGCATcttgtgcgccccccccccacatgcccCGAGCCCAGGTGCCTGCCACTGGACTCTGGCTCCTCCCACATTATGACACGTGACGTGTGGCTCCGAGTCTTCACCCACCTGAGCCAGAGGgagctgtgtgtctgcatgaggGTGTGTCGCACCTGGAGCCGCTG gtGTTGTGATAAACGCTTGTGGACTCAGATCGACCTGAGCCGGCAgcgctccatcaccccccccatGTTGAGTGGTATCATCCGCCGGCAGCCCGTCTCCCTGAACCTGGGCTACACCAACATCTCCAAGAAACAGCTCATGTGGCTCATCAACCGCTTACCAG GTCTGTTGGAGCTGAACGTGGCTGGGTGCCCGTGGCCGGCGGTCTCTGCTCTCTGTCAGGCCGTGTGTCCGTGTCTCAAGCTGCTGGACCTCAGCAGAGTAGAGGACCTCAAAGACTCTCACCTGAGAGAGCTGCTGGCCCCGCCCCCCGACACCCGGACAG CTCACGGGGAGACCAGAGTGGGCCGCTTCCAGAACGTTGCTGAGCTGCGATTGGCTGGCTTGGACCTGACGGACGCGTCGTCCCGCCTGTTGGCTCGTTACGTCCCTCATCTGAACAAGTTGGACCTCAGTCAGTGTGGAAACATCAGTGACCAGACGGTGCACACGCTCACCTCCTCCATTTCCCCCCTGAGGGACAGCCTCACCCACGTCAACCTGGCAG GTTGTGTGAAGGTGACGGATCAGTGTGTGTCGTTGCTTCGGCGATGTTCATCTCTCCAGGCGGTGGATCTTCGTTGTTGTTCCTTGTTGTCGTCGGAGACGgggcagctgttgttgttccctCATCACGCCGCCTCCTCTGCCACCATCACAGCTGctgcttcatcctcctcctcctcctcctcctcctgtcctcctgaaGACACAACGCTGCTAAAGAACAGCTAG